A part of Girardinichthys multiradiatus isolate DD_20200921_A chromosome 12, DD_fGirMul_XY1, whole genome shotgun sequence genomic DNA contains:
- the LOC124877845 gene encoding LWamide neuropeptides-like, translating into MSTGLSCHPAPRLHVSELFILKLEFSPGLTRHSQSPGLTRHSQSPGLTRHSQSPGLTRHSQSPGLTRHSQSPGLTRHSQSPGLTRHSQSPGLTRHSQSPGLTRHSQSPGLTRHSQSPGLTRHSQSPGLTRHSQSPGLTRHSQSPGLTRHSQSPGLTRHSQSPGLTRHSQSPGLTRHSQSPGLTRQSLTRFLEGHPPCLADLQISRLGPNLRHGFGHITDHRGLRFEGSPGLAAGLLIGCIFAGGSLVASFLDLCYLCHWPSGLSFSFFFIYGLKFCPIENPKLLAFFS; encoded by the exons atgtcaACTGGATTATCTTGTCACCCTGCACCTCGCCTTCATGTGAGTGAACTCTTTATATTAAAGTTGgagttttctccaggtctgacacgccACAGCCAGTCTCCGGGTCTGACACGCCACAGCCAGTCTCCGGGTCTGACACGCCACAGCCAGTCTCCGGGTCTGACACGCCACAGCCAGTCTCCGGGTCTGACACGCCACAGCCAGTCTCCGGGTCTGACACGCCACAGCCAGTCTCCGGGTCTGACACGCCACAGCCAGTCTCCGGGTCTGACACGCCACAGCCAGTCTCCGGGTCTGACACGCCACAGCCAGTCTCCGGGTCTGACACGCCACAGCCAGTCTCCGGGTCTGACACGCCACAGCCAGTCTCCGGGTCTGACACGCCACAGCCAGTCTCCGGGTCTGACACGCCACAGCCAGTCTCCGGGTCTGACACGCCACAGCcagtctccaggtctgacacgccACAGCcagtctccaggtctgacacgccACAGCcagtctccaggtctgacacgccACAGCcagtctccag gtctgacacgccagagcctgacACGGTTCCTGGAGGGTCATCCACCCTGCTTGGCCGACCTCCAGATCTCCCGCCTGGGCCCAAATCTCCGCCATGGTTTTGGCCACATCACagaccacagaggacttcgttTCGAGGGTTCGCCTGGCCTCGCTGCCGGCCTCCTGATCGGCTGCATCTTTGCCGGTGGCTCATTAGTAGCCAGTTTTCTGGACCTTTGTTATCTTTGCCACTGGCCTTCTGgactttcatttagttttttttttatctatggaCTCAAGTTTTGCCCCATAGAAAATCCAAaattgcttgcattcttttccTGA